CAAATGATGCTGCTCCAGCGCCGCCGGCTCCGTGGACCACCGTTGAAAAAACGCCAGATTCGTGAACAAAGCGATCAACCACAACAACACCTTCGCCAGCAAAGCACTCAACACCCCGATCGGCACCGCCAACGCGGCCAACAGCCACAACCGGTTATCCACCACAAAATCACCCAACGGTTCAGGCCCCTCATCCGCATCCGCAGCAATACGTAACGACATAGGTCACCATAAATATATCGTATTGCGATATATTTCAATAACAGCCTCAAAAATACCAAACCAGCCGGATAACCGAAAAATCACATACAGCCATTGGCCCAACGGGCCAAAAGACTCCAGCCCAGGGCAATGATCGTATCCAAACGATCATTGCCCTGGGTTACACACGCCAAAAATACAGTGCCCTGTAGGGGCACAAGAACCTCTCATCCGATGCCACCTGCACCCCAGAGGGCACACTATTTCTCTCCTCCCTCTGGATTTACTCCCTCCCTTTTGCCAAACTCCCCCCCATGGCCAGCACCTTGCGCACAGTCTCCACGGAAGATTACCAGCTCCTCGCCTCCTTCCGTTACGCCCTCCGCCGTTTCCTGCGCTTTAGCGAAGAAGCCGCGCTCTCCGCTGGCATCACACCTCAACAACATCAGGCTCTGCTCGCCATCAAAGGCTTTCCTGGACCTGGAATCATCACCATTGGAGAACTCGCCGAACGATTGCAGATCCAGCACCACAGCGTCGTCGGCCTTACCAACCGTCTTGCGTCCCTGAAACTCGCCCGTAAAGTCCGCAGCCAGGAAGACCGCCGCCTAGTCTGCCTCCAACTTACGCCCAAAGGAGAAGAAATCCTCGCCACCCTCTCCTCCGCCCACCGCGAACAACTCCGCCGCATGGGCCCCGAAATGAAAACCGTCATCTCCAAACTCGCCGAGTAGCTACTCGCAACGTCCTCGGCCTCGTCGTCGTCCTCGCACCCCAATCCAAAGCAGCCGACGTGAGGAGG
This genomic window from Verrucomicrobiia bacterium contains:
- a CDS encoding MarR family transcriptional regulator codes for the protein MASTLRTVSTEDYQLLASFRYALRRFLRFSEEAALSAGITPQQHQALLAIKGFPGPGIITIGELAERLQIQHHSVVGLTNRLASLKLARKVRSQEDRRLVCLQLTPKGEEILATLSSAHREQLRRMGPEMKTVISKLAE